GATCCCAGCTGCACTCCACCAGCGCTGCGCGACACACGTGTCGCCGCGCGTCTCCATCACCATGAAGGAACACCCATGAAAGACGCCATCACCATGCAGACACCCATGCAGCCCTACATCAAGCTCGTGCAGGGCAACATGGCGCTGCTCACTCAGTTCTCGATGTCGCCCGAGGTGGTCTCGCAGGCCATGTCGAACGCTCAGTCCATGTTCCAGCGAGAGGCGGGGGCAACGGGCAATCTCGCGCAGTCCACTGCCTTCGCCCAGTTGGTGCAAGGCATGCTCAAGAACTACACCGAGTTCATTGCCGAACTGGGCCAAAGCGGGATGAGCCTGCTGGCGCAAGGTCAGGCCGCGATGCTGCGGTCGGCCGAGGACGCGTCCGAGAGCGCCACATCGGGGTCGGACGCACGCGCGCGACGCTCACGCTAGCCGGCGGCGGGACGGTCGGCGAGGCTGCGACCGTCCCGCCCGCGGTGCCTTAGCAAGAATCAATCGGGAAGCGGTGCCTGCGTCCGGCACTTCCTATACGCGCTCCGTGACGAAAATCGGCACAAAGCGCGCTGGTCTCATCACGGACCCGCAACGCTTGCCGATCTGCCACGTTCGGTGCACCTTTTGATGCCGATTGAAGGAATCCTGCCCGCTGGACGGCGATGGCCACAGGTGTGAAATGTCGAAGCGAGGTGCTAAGGTGCCCCCAAAAGGAGCTTCGCCATCAACACCTCAAGTCTTTCCGCCAGCGCTTCCGCGGCCAAGCCGCGTTCCGCTGTCAGGCCCTCGACCTCCCCCCGGCGCGACCACCTTCGCGCGACCTTGTTGTCCGCCGTTGACCTGCTGTACCGGCGTCGTGCCGACCTCATCGGCGACGGCACCATCGGCGACTATGTCGCCCTGCATTGGTTCGAATGGAACGGTGGCGCGCTGCGCCTCACCGTGACCGGGCAGAACATCTGCGAACAGCTCAAGGCCGAAAGCCGGGAGTCGCAAGGGCAGTGATCGAGCAGGGCGGCACGCGCGCAAGCGCCGGTGCCCCCAACGCGCGCGCTTCGCCCGATGGCGCTCTTCGACCGCAGGCATGAAGCCTGCCTCTCACATCGATCCTTCTCCCGCGCCGCTGCGAATCGCGGCCGCGCGCAACCCATTGGAAAACCGTGACCAGTACCACTCTCTCTTCGTTTGTCGATGCGCCCGCCTGGCGCCTGCTTGGCGTCGAACCGGCCCGCGCAATCATCGAATACGCCGGCATGCGGCTCATGAACAAGTCGGCGCTGCCCCGCGGCGACGGACACCCGGTCGTCATCTTCCCCGGCCTGGCCGCAGACCGCCATTCCATCGAGCCGCTGAAGGGCTTCTGTGATGACCTGGGCTACGCCGCATACGACTGGGGGCGCGGCTTCAACACCGGGCCGCAAGGCGAGCTGGACGCGTGGCTGGATGAACTCGCACGGCACGTCGTCGAACTCACCGCCGCCCACGAGGAGCCGATCAGCCTGATCGGCTGGAGCCTGGGCGGCATCTACGCGCGCGAGGTCGCGAAGAAGCTCACCCGACGCGTGCGGCAGGTGATCACCATCGGAACGCCCTTCGCCGGTTCGGCCCAGCAGACCCATGCGGCTGGCGTGTACCGCCTGCTCAGCGGGCAGGAGCCCGCCCTGTCACCCGCCACCACGGATCGCCTGCGCACCGCGCCGGACGCCCCCACCACGTCGATCTTCAGCCGCAGCGACGGCGTCGTGGCGTGGCAGGCCTGCATCCAGGACGGGGACGCCGATCACACCGAGAACATCGAAGTCGACGGCAGTCACTGTGGACTCGGCTGGAACTCGGAGGTACTGTCCATCATCGCGGACAGGCTGCGACAACCCCAGGGCGCCTGGCAACGTCATCGCCGAGCGATTTCCTTCGAGCAGGCGATGCTGGCCACCGAAGAAGGCGTCTTCGGCTGAACTGCACCTTGAACACCCGGGACATGATCGAACCGCTTCTCCTGACCACCACGCGAGTCTCGACATTCAACGAGGCGGGTCTGCTCACGGGGGCCACGGGCTTCTTCTTCGAGCGCGACGATCGGCTCTTCGTCGTCACCAGCAGGCACGTCGTGTTCGACAAGCCGACCAGCCACTTCCCGAGCCGCATCGAGATCGAGCTGCATACCGACGCGTCCAATCTGACGCGCTCCATCGGCCTGTCGATCCTGCTCTACGAGGATGGCAAGAGCGTCTGGCGGCAGGGCAAGGACGACGCAGGAGAGATCGACGTCGCGGTGATCGAGCTCGACCGGTCCGCACTCCCCGCCGACGTCGAGATGGAAGCGTTCACGCCGGCGCATCTCCAACGTTCGCTCGACGAGGTGGAGGTGGGCAGCTCGCTGCTGGTGGTCGGCTTTCCGCTCGGCTTCCATGACACGCTGCACCACCTGCCGGTGGTTCGCCAGGCTGCCATTGCGTCCTCCTTCGGGCTGCGCTTCCAGGGGCAGGGCTATTTCCTCACCGACGCACGGACTCACCGGGGCACCAGCGGCGCGCCGGTGGTCATGCGCAGCAGCGAGGCCGACAAGCTGCCCTGGAAACTGCTCGGCGTTCATTCGTCACGCATGGACATGGGCAGCCGCGACCAGCAACAGGATGAGTCGCTCGGGCTCAACTGCGCCTGGTACGCCGACATCCTGCTCACCCTCACCGACCCCGAGGCCAGCGTCGAAGCCGTTGCTCCGCCGGCGCCGTGAGCGCCGACGTGCCGATCGGCGCTGCCGGCGGCATCTGCGTCAGAGCTGACTGCCGAACAAGGACGCCGCGCGCTCCAGTGCCTTCTCCTGCCACGGTCGTGCGCGCCATGCCTCGAGGGTCATCGGCCTGGAGCGCCGCAGATCCTCCTCGAAGATCTCGATCTGCTGCCTCGCGAAGGCGGCACTCACGACGTTCAGATTGGCTTCATCGTTGAGCCGGAAGGATCGGTTGTCGAAGTTGGTGGAACCGGCCGACACCATCAACCCGTCGATGACCATCACCTTGCAATGGAACATCGTCGGCTCGTATTCGGCGATCCGCACGCCGGCTTCCAGAAGTTCGCCCCATCGGGCGCGAGAGGCGCGGCGCACGATTTCGGTGTCGATGTCCGGCCCCGGCGTGACGATGGTGACCTTGACGCCGCGGCGGGCAGCCGCCGCCAGCGCCTTGACTGCCAGCTCGTCCGGGACGAAGTACGAGTTCGACAAGTGAATGCTGCGCGTCGCGGCCGTGATCGCCAGGAGGTACATGAGATACATGCTCTCGCTGCCCCCGGTGGGCGAGCTGCTGAACACCTGCGCGGCCTCGTCGCCACGCGGCTTCAGTGCCGGGAAGTAGGCCTCGCCATGCAGGACGCGCCCGGTGGCCTTGATCCAGTTGTCCATGAAGACGGCCTGCATCTGCGCCACGACCGGGCCCTCCACACGAAAGTGCGTGTCGCGCCAATGGTCCTTGTCCTGTGCGTTGCCGCGCCACTTGTCCGCAATGCCGACGCCGCCGGTGAACCCGATCTCACCGTCGACCACCAGGATCTTGCGGTGCGTGCGGTTGTTCATGCGGTGGAGGTTCGACCAATGCGGCTCGTGATAGCGCTCGACCTCGATGCCCGCGGCCTTCATCTCCTCCAGGTAGCGCTCCTCCATCTTTGCGCTGCCCACCCAGTCAAGCAGCACATGGACCTTGACGCCCGAGCGAGCCCGTTCGATGAGCGCATCGGCGAATTCCCGCCCGATGGTCTCCGACCAATAGATGTAGGTCTCGAAGGTGATGGTGCGTCTGGCCTGCTTGATGGCAGCGAGCATCGCGGCAAAGATTCTGTCGCCATTGAGGAGCACTTCCGTCTTGTTGCCCTCGACGATCGCGGGGCCCAGCAAGTGGCCCATGGCGCGCCGAAACTGCGGGTCGTCGGTGGCGTACAGCCGCTCGAGCCGCTGTTCGATCCTCTTCTCGCCGGTGGCGAAATTGAGGACCACGAACACCGCGCACAGGGTCAGCAGACCGCTTGCAATCGCGATCCAGACCACCGACCGTGCTTTCATGGCCGCGGCAATCAGCGCCCCTGACCGGCGCAGCGCAGACGGATCCCCGGCAAAGAAACCTCCCGCCCGAAGCGGCCAGCAGCCATCGCATGGGAATGCAATGGCAGGGCCAGGATTGAACAGGAGCCGCAGGGCGCGGCCCCGGCACGAGATGCTGGGCAATCGGCGCGCCCGCCTCCGCAGATCGGCATGAACGGCCCGGCGGCGCCATGCCCCGGATCG
The Piscinibacter sp. XHJ-5 DNA segment above includes these coding regions:
- a CDS encoding alpha/beta fold hydrolase; the encoded protein is MNKSALPRGDGHPVVIFPGLAADRHSIEPLKGFCDDLGYAAYDWGRGFNTGPQGELDAWLDELARHVVELTAAHEEPISLIGWSLGGIYAREVAKKLTRRVRQVITIGTPFAGSAQQTHAAGVYRLLSGQEPALSPATTDRLRTAPDAPTTSIFSRSDGVVAWQACIQDGDADHTENIEVDGSHCGLGWNSEVLSIIADRLRQPQGAWQRHRRAISFEQAMLATEEGVFG
- the cls gene encoding cardiolipin synthase, producing the protein MKARSVVWIAIASGLLTLCAVFVVLNFATGEKRIEQRLERLYATDDPQFRRAMGHLLGPAIVEGNKTEVLLNGDRIFAAMLAAIKQARRTITFETYIYWSETIGREFADALIERARSGVKVHVLLDWVGSAKMEERYLEEMKAAGIEVERYHEPHWSNLHRMNNRTHRKILVVDGEIGFTGGVGIADKWRGNAQDKDHWRDTHFRVEGPVVAQMQAVFMDNWIKATGRVLHGEAYFPALKPRGDEAAQVFSSSPTGGSESMYLMYLLAITAATRSIHLSNSYFVPDELAVKALAAAARRGVKVTIVTPGPDIDTEIVRRASRARWGELLEAGVRIAEYEPTMFHCKVMVIDGLMVSAGSTNFDNRSFRLNDEANLNVVSAAFARQQIEIFEEDLRRSRPMTLEAWRARPWQEKALERAASLFGSQL
- a CDS encoding serine protease — encoded protein: MIEPLLLTTTRVSTFNEAGLLTGATGFFFERDDRLFVVTSRHVVFDKPTSHFPSRIEIELHTDASNLTRSIGLSILLYEDGKSVWRQGKDDAGEIDVAVIELDRSALPADVEMEAFTPAHLQRSLDEVEVGSSLLVVGFPLGFHDTLHHLPVVRQAAIASSFGLRFQGQGYFLTDARTHRGTSGAPVVMRSSEADKLPWKLLGVHSSRMDMGSRDQQQDESLGLNCAWYADILLTLTDPEASVEAVAPPAP